A single Carnobacterium inhibens subsp. inhibens DSM 13024 DNA region contains:
- a CDS encoding pyrimidine-nucleoside phosphorylase: MRMVDLITKKQHGKALTTEEIQTMIKEYTVGEIPEYQMSAMLMAIYFNDMDDREKSDLTMSIVHSGEEIDLSAIKGIKVDKHSTGGVGDTTTLVLAPLVASLGVPIAKMSGRGLGHTGGTIDKLESIPGFHVELTQEKFIELVNENKVAVIGQSGNLTPADKKLYALRDVTGTVDSIPLIASSIMSKKIAAGADAIVLDVKTGAGAFMKTTEDARKLAHAMVQIGNRVGRNTMAVISDMSQPLGFAIGNALEVKEAIDTLNGKGPADLMDLCLTLGSQMVHLAGIGKDLDEARSLLEESIENGKALEKFKTFIASQGGDTSVIDDPELLPKADYQIDVLANKDGFISEIIADELGIAAMMLGAGRATKESEIDLAVGIVLHKKVGDAVKKGEALLTIHTNQEEVPEVEQKIWEGITIADSATPIPLIHEVIID, from the coding sequence ATGAGAATGGTCGATTTAATTACAAAAAAACAACATGGTAAAGCATTAACAACTGAAGAAATCCAAACAATGATAAAAGAATATACTGTAGGGGAAATTCCAGAATACCAAATGAGTGCAATGTTAATGGCAATTTATTTCAATGATATGGATGATCGTGAAAAAAGTGATTTGACAATGAGTATTGTTCATTCTGGTGAAGAAATTGATTTGTCAGCTATCAAAGGTATAAAAGTAGACAAACACTCAACCGGAGGAGTTGGCGATACTACAACGCTTGTTTTGGCACCTTTAGTGGCAAGTCTAGGTGTTCCAATTGCTAAAATGAGTGGACGCGGCTTAGGTCATACTGGTGGCACGATTGATAAATTAGAATCTATTCCAGGTTTCCACGTAGAATTGACACAAGAAAAATTTATTGAATTGGTAAATGAAAATAAAGTAGCCGTTATTGGGCAATCAGGAAACTTAACACCAGCAGATAAAAAATTATATGCTCTAAGAGATGTGACAGGTACAGTTGACTCAATTCCATTGATCGCAAGTTCAATTATGAGTAAAAAAATTGCTGCTGGAGCAGATGCAATTGTTTTAGATGTGAAAACCGGAGCAGGAGCTTTCATGAAAACAACTGAAGATGCTAGAAAATTAGCTCATGCAATGGTTCAAATCGGAAATCGTGTAGGACGTAATACTATGGCTGTTATTTCTGATATGAGCCAACCACTAGGTTTTGCTATCGGAAATGCATTAGAAGTTAAAGAAGCCATTGATACATTAAATGGTAAAGGACCAGCTGATTTAATGGATTTGTGTTTAACTTTAGGAAGCCAAATGGTTCATTTAGCTGGTATTGGAAAAGATTTAGATGAAGCAAGAAGTTTGTTAGAAGAATCTATTGAAAATGGAAAAGCATTAGAGAAGTTCAAAACGTTTATCGCTTCTCAAGGTGGAGATACGAGCGTTATTGATGATCCAGAATTATTACCTAAAGCAGATTATCAAATAGATGTTTTAGCAAATAAAGATGGCTTTATTTCTGAAATCATAGCAGATGAATTAGGAATTGCGGCTATGATGTTAGGAGCTGGACGTGCTACAAAAGAAAGTGAAATTGATTTAGCTGTTGGAATCGTCTTGCATAAAAAAGTAGGCGACGCTGTTAAAAAGGGCGAAGCATTATTAACGATCCACACGAATCAAGAAGAAGTACCAGAAGTAGAACAAAAGATCTGGGAAGGAATCACAATAGCGGATTCAGCTACGCCGATTCCACTTATTCATGAAGTGATCATCGACTAA
- the rpiA gene encoding ribose-5-phosphate isomerase RpiA: MNLKQLVGEKAAEYVKEGMVVGLGTGSTAYYMVEALGKRVKEGLSITGVTTSTRTKEHAEKLGIPLKTIDEVKKVDLTIDGADEIDAHYQGIKGGGGALLFEKIVADYSDKVIWIVDESKMVETLGAFPLPVEVMPYGSQQLVRIFEEKGFHPTMRKNDKEETYLTDGGHYIIDLQMDKIEDPNSLAGWLDSLTGVMEHGLFLNRVNTIIVGRESGLEVIEAR, encoded by the coding sequence GTGAACTTAAAACAATTAGTTGGAGAAAAGGCAGCAGAATATGTAAAAGAAGGTATGGTCGTTGGATTAGGCACAGGATCGACTGCTTATTATATGGTAGAGGCTCTTGGTAAACGCGTAAAAGAAGGATTATCTATTACGGGAGTAACTACTTCTACTCGTACAAAAGAACATGCTGAAAAACTAGGCATTCCTTTAAAGACTATTGATGAAGTAAAAAAAGTTGATCTAACGATTGACGGTGCAGATGAAATTGATGCACATTATCAAGGAATAAAAGGCGGCGGCGGAGCTCTTTTATTTGAAAAAATCGTTGCGGACTATTCTGATAAAGTGATATGGATCGTTGATGAAAGCAAAATGGTTGAAACGCTAGGCGCATTTCCTTTACCGGTAGAAGTAATGCCTTATGGGAGTCAACAATTAGTACGTATTTTTGAAGAAAAAGGATTCCATCCAACTATGAGAAAAAATGATAAAGAAGAAACTTACTTAACGGACGGCGGTCATTATATTATCGATTTACAAATGGATAAGATAGAAGATCCTAATTCATTAGCTGGCTGGTTAGATAGCCTAACAGGGGTTATGGAGCATGGCTTGTTTTTGAACCGTGTTAACACCATTATTGTGGGGCGTGAATCAGGACTAGAAGTTATAGAAGCTCGTTAA
- a CDS encoding ABC transporter substrate-binding protein has translation MKKLVLMVLAILIVCAGLYLGADQLEKAQGITGENNLNLYNWGDYIDPELITKFEDETGYRVTYETFDSNEAMYTKIEQGGTNYDLAVPSEYMIERMIDEDLVIELDHSKIKGLENINTQFLDQPFDPDNQYSIPYFWGTLGIIYNDKFVEENAIQHWDDLWNPNLTNELMLIDGAREVIGLALNSEGYSLNSKDNEQLASAAKKLDSLTPNVKAIVADEIKMYMIQEEASVAVTFSGEASEMLWENENLHYVIPSEGSNLWFDNFVIPKTAKNFEAAYAFINFMLEPENAAQNAEYVGYSTPNKAALELLPAEITEDEQFYPNEETMKNLEVYEDLGSQYIGIYNDYFLEFKMHRK, from the coding sequence ATGAAAAAATTAGTTTTAATGGTCTTAGCCATTTTAATAGTTTGTGCAGGGTTATATCTTGGTGCTGATCAACTGGAAAAGGCTCAGGGAATTACAGGAGAAAACAATTTGAATTTGTACAACTGGGGAGATTACATCGATCCAGAATTGATCACTAAGTTTGAAGATGAAACGGGATATAGAGTGACTTATGAAACTTTTGATTCTAATGAAGCGATGTATACCAAAATTGAACAAGGCGGGACGAATTATGATCTAGCCGTTCCTAGTGAATATATGATTGAACGGATGATTGATGAAGATTTAGTGATTGAATTGGATCACTCAAAAATAAAAGGCCTTGAGAATATCAATACTCAATTCTTAGACCAGCCATTTGATCCAGACAACCAATATTCTATTCCTTATTTTTGGGGTACTTTGGGAATCATTTACAATGACAAATTTGTAGAAGAAAATGCGATCCAACATTGGGATGATCTATGGAATCCCAATTTAACAAATGAACTTATGCTGATTGACGGTGCTCGTGAAGTTATCGGTTTGGCATTGAATAGCGAAGGGTATTCATTAAACTCAAAAGATAACGAACAACTAGCTTCGGCAGCTAAAAAGTTAGATAGTTTGACTCCTAATGTAAAAGCTATTGTTGCTGATGAAATCAAAATGTATATGATTCAAGAAGAAGCATCAGTTGCTGTAACGTTTTCTGGCGAAGCTTCAGAAATGTTATGGGAAAATGAAAATCTTCATTACGTTATTCCAAGCGAAGGCTCTAACTTATGGTTTGATAACTTTGTTATTCCTAAAACAGCTAAAAACTTTGAGGCAGCTTATGCGTTTATCAACTTTATGTTAGAACCAGAGAATGCAGCTCAAAACGCAGAATATGTTGGGTATTCCACACCCAATAAAGCAGCATTGGAACTCTTGCCAGCTGAAATAACCGAAGATGAACAATTTTATCCAAACGAAGAAACCATGAAAAATCTAGAAGTATACGAAGATCTAGGATCGCAATACATTGGCATCTACAATGACTACTTCCTAGAATTCAAAATGCATAGAAAATAA
- a CDS encoding ABC transporter permease: protein MKKERFKWSNLYLIFIFIVLYAPIAYLIFFSFNDGGTMNSFTGFTWDNYKAVFEDSRLIGIVLDTFLIALLSSLLATIIGTFGAIGIYFLKTRKTRNTLLGFNNILLVSPDVIIGASFLILFTFIGFRLGFMSVLLSHVAFSIPIVVLMVLPKLQEMNDTMIKAARDLGANTWQVLIKVILPSITPGILAGYFMAFTYSLDDFAVTFFVTGNGFSTLAVEIYSRARQGVSLEINALSALMFIFALILVVGYYFIQQHNMTKKQKNKKRQHAEAVGMR from the coding sequence ATGAAAAAAGAAAGGTTTAAATGGTCAAATCTTTATCTCATTTTTATCTTCATTGTTTTATATGCGCCAATCGCTTATTTGATTTTTTTCTCCTTTAATGATGGTGGAACAATGAATAGTTTTACCGGTTTTACTTGGGATAATTATAAGGCTGTATTTGAAGATTCACGGCTGATTGGGATTGTTTTAGATACGTTTTTAATTGCATTATTGTCTTCTTTACTAGCCACTATCATTGGTACATTTGGGGCAATAGGGATTTACTTCTTAAAAACCAGAAAAACAAGAAATACACTATTGGGTTTTAATAACATTTTGCTGGTTTCACCAGATGTTATTATTGGAGCAAGTTTTTTGATTTTATTTACCTTTATTGGATTTAGGTTAGGCTTTATGTCTGTGTTATTGTCACATGTAGCTTTCAGTATTCCCATTGTAGTCTTGATGGTATTGCCGAAATTACAAGAAATGAATGATACGATGATTAAAGCTGCACGGGATTTAGGTGCAAATACATGGCAAGTACTAATAAAAGTTATTTTGCCAAGTATCACTCCTGGTATCTTAGCAGGCTATTTTATGGCATTTACTTACTCTCTAGATGATTTCGCAGTAACGTTCTTTGTAACAGGAAATGGATTTTCAACATTAGCTGTAGAGATCTATTCAAGAGCTCGACAAGGAGTGAGCTTGGAAATCAATGCTTTAAGTGCCTTAATGTTTATTTTTGCTCTGATTCTAGTTGTTGGTTACTACTTTATTCAACAACACAATATGACGAAAAAACAAAAAAATAAAAAACGACAACATGCTGAGGCGGTGGGCATGCGATGA
- a CDS encoding ABC transporter permease produces MTKQSKVVYFIPYAFWLLLFVVAPLVLIVYQSFFTVEGQFTLSNYQAYFQSGTYLRMTLNSFWYAFLITLFTLLISYPTAYLLSKTKHKQLWLLLIILPTWINLLLKAYAFIGIFSANGTVNDFLSFIGIGRQQILFTDLSFLAVATYIEIPFMILPIFNALEEMNPSFIRASRDLGANNFETFRRVIFPLTLNGVKSGVQAVFIPSLSLFMLTRLIGGNRVITLGTAIEQHFLVTQNWGMGSTIGVVLIVAMVLIMLFTGEKKKKGAIRK; encoded by the coding sequence ATGACAAAACAATCTAAAGTGGTTTATTTTATACCCTATGCTTTTTGGTTACTCTTATTTGTTGTTGCTCCTTTAGTTTTAATTGTGTATCAATCATTTTTCACAGTGGAAGGACAATTTACTTTAAGCAATTACCAAGCTTATTTTCAATCCGGTACATACTTAAGAATGACACTAAATTCATTTTGGTATGCGTTTTTGATTACTTTATTTACCTTGCTTATTAGTTACCCAACAGCTTATTTATTGAGTAAAACAAAGCATAAACAATTATGGCTCTTACTGATTATTTTACCAACATGGATTAATTTATTATTAAAAGCCTATGCTTTTATTGGAATTTTTAGTGCAAATGGAACAGTGAATGATTTTCTTTCTTTTATAGGGATAGGAAGACAGCAAATTTTGTTTACAGATCTTAGCTTTCTAGCGGTTGCGACCTATATAGAGATTCCATTTATGATCTTGCCTATCTTTAATGCTCTTGAAGAAATGAATCCTTCTTTTATTCGAGCTAGTCGAGATTTAGGTGCCAATAACTTTGAGACCTTTAGAAGAGTTATTTTTCCTTTGACATTAAATGGCGTGAAAAGCGGAGTCCAAGCAGTCTTTATTCCATCATTATCGCTCTTCATGTTGACGCGTTTAATCGGAGGAAACCGCGTAATCACTTTGGGTACAGCGATTGAACAGCACTTCCTCGTTACACAAAACTGGGGCATGGGTTCAACTATTGGAGTCGTTTTAATTGTGGCTATGGTTCTGATCATGCTCTTTACAGGAGAAAAGAAAAAGAAAGGGGCAATTCGTAAATGA
- a CDS encoding ABC transporter ATP-binding protein, translating to MTENAIITFENVKKQYDDDEPVLRNINFEIKRGKFYTLLGPSGCGKTTILNLIAGFTETSEGTIMLDGKKVNDVPANKRKVNTVFQDYALFPHMNVFENVAFGLRIKKLDKKTIKDKVENVLKMVQLSGYEDRAISEMSGGQRQRVAIARALVNEPEVLLLDEPLSALDLKLRTEMQYELRELQQRLGITFVFVTHDQEEALAMSDEIFVMKNGEIIQSGTPVDIYDEPINRYVADFIGESNIVKGTMVQDYEVSFVGHTFECVDAGMKANEKVEIVLRPEDLALTTVEKGKLTVKVDTQLFRGVHYEIIGYDRDNNEWMVHSTKKAVVGNEVGLYFEPEDIHVMRFNETEQEFDARLESYEED from the coding sequence ATGACAGAAAATGCGATTATTACATTTGAAAATGTAAAAAAACAATACGATGATGATGAACCAGTATTAAGAAATATCAATTTTGAGATTAAACGGGGAAAATTTTATACGTTACTAGGTCCTTCAGGTTGTGGAAAAACGACGATTCTAAATTTAATTGCCGGCTTTACTGAAACGTCAGAAGGAACGATTATGTTAGATGGAAAAAAAGTAAACGATGTTCCTGCTAATAAACGTAAAGTAAATACTGTTTTTCAAGATTATGCGCTATTTCCTCATATGAATGTATTTGAAAATGTAGCTTTTGGATTAAGAATCAAGAAATTAGATAAAAAAACCATCAAAGATAAAGTAGAAAATGTTTTAAAAATGGTTCAATTATCTGGTTATGAGGATCGAGCTATCAGCGAAATGTCTGGTGGACAACGTCAACGAGTTGCTATTGCACGTGCTTTAGTAAATGAACCAGAAGTTTTATTATTAGACGAACCTTTATCTGCATTGGATTTGAAATTGAGAACAGAAATGCAATATGAATTGCGTGAACTGCAACAGCGTTTAGGAATTACTTTTGTATTTGTTACGCATGATCAAGAAGAAGCTTTAGCCATGAGTGATGAAATTTTTGTGATGAAAAACGGAGAGATCATTCAAAGTGGTACACCAGTTGACATTTATGATGAACCAATCAACCGCTATGTGGCAGATTTTATTGGTGAAAGCAACATTGTAAAAGGCACGATGGTTCAAGATTATGAAGTTTCTTTTGTTGGGCATACATTTGAATGTGTAGATGCTGGAATGAAAGCAAATGAAAAAGTCGAAATTGTATTACGACCAGAAGATTTAGCATTAACAACAGTAGAAAAAGGCAAATTAACAGTTAAAGTGGATACTCAATTATTCCGCGGTGTGCATTATGAAATTATTGGATACGATCGCGACAATAATGAATGGATGGTCCATTCGACTAAAAAAGCTGTAGTTGGAAATGAAGTAGGATTGTACTTCGAACCAGAAGACATCCATGTTATGCGATTCAATGAAACGGAACAAGAATTTGATGCACGTCTTGAAAGCTACGAAGAAGACTAG
- a CDS encoding helix-turn-helix domain-containing protein — protein sequence MEIGNQIKNLRIQKNLTQEELAERTNLSKGYISQVERDLSVPSMEVFFDILEVLGCSPKDFFDEKQEEQRVVYTKDEMTEFEDDEKGYKIEWLIPESNENEMEPIFLKLSEKGQFKEFGPSLSETFGYVLEGEVCIEIGLKRYFAKKGESIYFHATQKHQIINHHNNDSLVLLVVTDSYL from the coding sequence ATGGAAATTGGAAATCAAATCAAGAACTTAAGAATTCAAAAAAATTTAACACAAGAAGAATTAGCAGAACGTACGAATTTAAGTAAAGGATATATCTCTCAAGTTGAAAGAGATTTAAGTGTTCCGTCAATGGAAGTGTTTTTTGATATTCTAGAGGTATTGGGCTGTAGTCCTAAAGATTTCTTTGATGAAAAGCAAGAAGAACAGCGCGTTGTCTACACAAAAGACGAAATGACGGAATTTGAAGATGATGAAAAAGGGTATAAGATTGAATGGCTCATACCAGAATCGAATGAAAATGAAATGGAACCGATCTTTTTAAAACTAAGTGAAAAAGGCCAATTTAAAGAATTTGGCCCTTCTTTATCGGAAACTTTTGGCTATGTATTAGAAGGCGAAGTCTGCATAGAAATTGGTTTGAAACGTTATTTTGCCAAAAAAGGGGAGTCTATTTACTTTCATGCTACCCAAAAACATCAGATCATTAATCATCACAATAATGACAGTCTAGTACTATTAGTTGTTACAGATTCTTATCTTTGA